The following proteins come from a genomic window of Flavobacteriaceae bacterium MAR_2010_188:
- a CDS encoding Methyltransferase domain-containing protein codes for MQSLYRNGLEKLYDAIYQTFIDYDDEYQFYNSILSKYNLNSVLEIGCGTGNLAKLFIENNMDYKGLDLSADMITLSKKKNPGGTFIESDMARFHLEDNIDSAIITGRTSSYLIENKILSESLQNIHRNLKEGGLLIFDFIDAERFFKIIGKGKDVTHSCSYDGVEYYRDSLFKVDLILENFMFNWRAKYFKIQDKEKILLTEDDSTVRAFTREEWKLLLNLNGFEVLEVIDRKSYAFDTYVIVAKKSQT; via the coding sequence ATGCAAAGCCTTTATAGAAATGGTCTAGAGAAACTTTACGACGCAATTTATCAGACATTTATAGATTACGATGATGAATATCAATTTTACAATTCAATTCTCTCTAAATACAATCTTAACAGTGTTCTAGAAATAGGTTGTGGTACTGGAAATTTGGCCAAGCTATTCATAGAAAATAATATGGATTATAAAGGATTGGATTTAAGCGCGGATATGATAACACTTTCTAAGAAAAAAAACCCAGGCGGTACTTTTATTGAAAGTGATATGGCAAGATTCCATTTAGAAGATAATATAGATTCCGCTATCATTACCGGGAGGACCAGCAGTTATTTGATTGAGAATAAAATTTTGAGTGAATCCTTGCAAAACATTCACAGAAATTTGAAAGAAGGCGGTTTATTGATTTTTGACTTTATAGATGCTGAACGTTTCTTTAAGATTATTGGGAAGGGTAAAGATGTCACCCATTCTTGTAGTTACGACGGCGTAGAGTATTACAGGGATAGCTTATTCAAGGTCGATTTAATTCTAGAAAACTTTATGTTTAATTGGAGAGCCAAATATTTTAAGATTCAGGACAAAGAAAAAATACTTTTAACTGAAGATGATTCCACCGTTAGGGCATTTACTAGGGAAGAATGGAAACTTCTTTTAAATTTAAATGGATTTGAAGTTCTCGAGGTAATTGATAGAAAAAGTTACGCTTTTGATACCTACGTTATAGTGGCAAAAAAATCCCAAACATAG
- a CDS encoding 4Fe-4S dicluster domain-containing protein: MAIIITDECINCGACEPECPNTAIYEGADDWRYKDGTSLKGKVVLTDGKEVDADEAQEPVSDEIYYIVPDKCTECKGFHEEPQCAAVCPVDCCVPDDDHVESEETLLAKQAFMHPEN; this comes from the coding sequence ATGGCAATTATAATAACAGACGAATGTATAAATTGTGGTGCGTGTGAACCTGAGTGTCCAAACACCGCAATATATGAAGGCGCCGACGATTGGCGATATAAAGATGGTACCAGTTTAAAAGGTAAAGTTGTTTTAACCGATGGGAAGGAAGTAGACGCGGATGAAGCGCAAGAACCTGTCAGTGACGAAATTTACTATATCGTTCCGGATAAGTGTACAGAGTGTAAAGGTTTTCACGAAGAACCTCAGTGTGCTGCGGTATGTCCTGTAGATTGTTGTGTACCTGATGATGATCACGTAGAGTCGGAAGAAACGCTTTTAGCTAAGCAGGCTTTTATGCACCCGGAAAATTAA
- a CDS encoding Acyl-CoA reductase (LuxC) yields the protein MNLERRIKAFTKLGDFIAEIVNSYDENGNQNSVENEFVNEFRNQIKLASEKNAWFTKTNILFNLKSWSEQLTEEKIREWGANYNIEEVVQKTVAIVMAGNIPLVGFHDFISVLLSGHRVLVKQSSNDKNLLPYLAQYLKQIEPEFKDLIEFTESKLENFDAVIATGSNNTARYFEYYFRGKPSIIRKNRNSVAILSGKESEEDLGNLSEDIFRYYGLGCRNVSKIYVPKNYNFDAFFNGIYHWKDLVNEHKYANNYDYNKAVYLMSEFDILDNGFFMIKEDQSLGSPIATLFYEYYSDEADLQEKINSNRDNIQCIVANGLMAEEINFGETQNPSLNDYADNVDTIEFLSNL from the coding sequence ATGAATTTAGAACGTAGAATTAAGGCATTCACAAAACTTGGTGACTTTATCGCCGAAATCGTAAATTCTTATGATGAAAATGGCAACCAAAATTCGGTTGAGAATGAATTTGTAAATGAGTTTAGGAATCAGATTAAATTAGCTAGCGAGAAAAACGCATGGTTTACTAAAACCAATATTTTATTCAATTTAAAATCTTGGTCAGAGCAGCTCACCGAAGAGAAAATCCGGGAATGGGGAGCTAATTATAATATCGAAGAAGTAGTGCAAAAAACCGTGGCCATCGTCATGGCGGGTAACATTCCGTTGGTAGGTTTTCACGATTTTATTTCTGTCCTACTTTCAGGGCATCGGGTATTGGTGAAGCAATCATCTAACGATAAGAACTTGCTTCCGTATCTAGCGCAATATCTAAAACAGATTGAGCCTGAGTTTAAGGATTTGATTGAATTCACAGAAAGTAAATTAGAAAATTTCGATGCTGTAATCGCCACAGGAAGTAATAATACCGCCAGATATTTTGAATATTACTTTAGGGGAAAACCTTCAATCATTCGGAAAAACCGCAATTCGGTCGCCATCCTATCTGGAAAAGAGAGCGAGGAAGACTTAGGAAATTTATCTGAAGATATCTTTAGGTATTACGGGCTCGGCTGCCGCAATGTTTCAAAAATTTACGTTCCAAAGAACTATAATTTTGATGCGTTTTTTAATGGTATTTATCATTGGAAGGATTTGGTGAATGAACATAAATATGCTAACAATTATGATTATAATAAAGCGGTTTATCTTATGAGCGAATTTGATATACTCGATAACGGATTTTTCATGATTAAAGAAGACCAAAGCCTTGGGTCGCCTATTGCTACGCTTTTTTATGAGTACTATTCGGATGAAGCAGATCTACAGGAAAAGATTAATTCTAACCGTGATAATATTCAATGTATCGTAGCCAATGGTTTAATGGCAGAAGAAATTAACTTCGGCGAAACCCAGAATCCCAGCCTAAATGATTACGCCGATAACGTTGATACCATTGAATTTTTATCAAATTTATAG
- a CDS encoding phosphoserine aminotransferase apoenzyme, whose amino-acid sequence MKKHNFSAGPSILPAEVLQKSAEAILEFDNGLSLLEISHRSKSFVDVMENARSLALELLGLEGKGYKALFLQGGASTQFIMVPMNLLEKRAGYLNTGTWSDNAISEAKILDDVYEVASSKDANYNYIPKGYDIPEDYDYFHCTSNNTIFGTQIKDFPDLDMPMACDMSSDIFSRQLDFSKFDIIYAGAQKNMGPAGTTLVVVKEDCLGKVSRKIPSMLDYQVHISKSSMFNTPPVFAVYSSMLTLEWLKNLGGISAIQKVNEKKAQLIYSEIDLNPLFTGFAVKEDRSMMNATFNLANEDLKDTFDTMLKEAGISGLSGHRSVGGYRASMYNALPLESVGVLVDVMSELERKA is encoded by the coding sequence ATGAAAAAACATAATTTTAGTGCTGGCCCATCAATTTTACCAGCAGAAGTATTACAAAAATCAGCGGAAGCAATCTTAGAATTCGACAACGGACTTTCTCTTTTAGAGATTTCACACCGTAGCAAATCCTTTGTAGATGTAATGGAAAATGCTAGATCGCTGGCTCTAGAACTTCTAGGTCTTGAAGGAAAAGGATACAAAGCTCTTTTTCTACAAGGGGGTGCGAGTACACAGTTTATTATGGTACCAATGAATTTGTTAGAAAAGAGAGCTGGCTACCTAAACACTGGTACTTGGAGTGATAATGCCATCTCTGAAGCAAAAATTTTAGACGACGTTTACGAAGTTGCATCGTCAAAAGATGCCAACTACAACTATATACCAAAAGGTTACGACATCCCAGAAGATTACGATTATTTTCATTGTACTTCTAACAACACGATTTTCGGAACCCAAATAAAGGATTTTCCAGATTTGGATATGCCAATGGCTTGCGATATGTCTAGTGACATATTTTCTCGTCAATTAGATTTCTCTAAATTCGATATCATCTACGCTGGTGCTCAAAAAAATATGGGACCGGCAGGAACTACTTTGGTAGTAGTAAAAGAAGATTGCTTAGGAAAAGTTTCTCGTAAGATACCTTCTATGCTAGATTATCAAGTGCATATTTCTAAGAGCAGCATGTTTAATACTCCTCCAGTTTTTGCGGTTTATTCTTCAATGTTGACCTTAGAATGGTTAAAAAATCTAGGAGGCATTTCTGCTATTCAAAAAGTGAATGAGAAAAAAGCGCAGCTTATTTATTCTGAAATTGATTTGAATCCTTTGTTTACTGGATTTGCAGTTAAAGAAGACCGTTCTATGATGAATGCAACCTTTAACCTAGCCAATGAAGATCTTAAAGATACTTTTGATACTATGTTGAAAGAAGCTGGTATCAGTGGATTGAGCGGACATAGAAGTGTGGGCGGATACAGAGCTTCAATGTACAATGCGCTTCCACTTGAAAGCGTCGGAGTTCTTGTTGATGTTATGTCAGAGCTAGAAAGAAAAGCTTAA
- a CDS encoding D-3-phosphoglycerate dehydrogenase, with translation MKVLANDGISQSGIEKLENAGFEVITTTVAQPQLIDYINKNKINVILVRSATKVRKDIIDACESLKIIGRGGVGMDNIDVAYAKEKGLSVINTPASSSQSVAELVFAHLFGGVRFLHDSNRNMPLEGESNFSSLKKNYAAGTELRGKTLGIIGIGRIGVEVAKIAYGVGMKVLATDKFITETEVNVEFFDGRSVDFEITTIPMAELLANSDFITIHIPAQDGYVIGSSEIASMKDGAAIVNAARGGVIDEVALVDALESGKLAFAALDTFENEPTPAVKVLMNGRLSLSPHIGAATNEAQDRIGTELADQIIAIMK, from the coding sequence ATGAAAGTATTAGCAAATGATGGGATTTCGCAGAGCGGTATAGAGAAACTAGAAAATGCGGGTTTTGAAGTTATTACCACTACCGTTGCTCAACCTCAACTTATAGATTATATAAATAAAAATAAAATCAATGTTATCTTAGTAAGAAGCGCAACTAAAGTGCGTAAAGATATTATCGATGCCTGTGAAAGTTTAAAAATTATCGGTCGTGGTGGCGTTGGTATGGACAATATCGATGTTGCCTACGCAAAAGAAAAAGGATTGAGTGTTATTAATACGCCAGCCTCTTCTTCACAATCCGTTGCAGAATTAGTTTTTGCTCACCTATTTGGTGGGGTTCGTTTTCTACATGATTCTAACCGTAATATGCCTTTAGAAGGTGAAAGCAATTTTTCTTCTTTGAAAAAGAATTATGCAGCAGGTACTGAACTTAGAGGTAAAACTCTAGGAATTATAGGTATCGGAAGAATCGGTGTAGAAGTAGCAAAAATCGCTTATGGTGTGGGGATGAAAGTTCTAGCAACCGATAAATTTATTACGGAAACAGAAGTTAACGTCGAATTTTTTGACGGACGCTCAGTTGATTTTGAAATAACGACCATTCCGATGGCAGAATTATTGGCTAACTCAGACTTTATAACAATCCATATTCCTGCGCAAGATGGCTACGTAATTGGAAGCAGCGAGATTGCATCCATGAAGGATGGCGCAGCAATTGTAAACGCCGCTCGTGGTGGGGTTATCGATGAAGTTGCTTTGGTTGATGCGTTAGAATCTGGCAAACTTGCATTCGCAGCTCTAGATACTTTTGAAAATGAACCAACTCCAGCAGTGAAAGTTCTGATGAATGGAAGACTATCTCTTTCTCCACATATCGGAGCAGCGACTAACGAAGCTCAAGATAGAATCGGTACCGAATTGGCAGATCAGATTATCGCAATCATGAAATAA
- a CDS encoding hypothetical protein (manually curated) translates to MTINKTSKKFSAIVIILIIALMFPSLVKLSHAIQHHKHLTCKSEASLHFHKKNLDCDFQKFKVANEFNIVKQTFKPRIFQPQSIKNTVFTESQSLLHFQYYSLRAPPQENLI, encoded by the coding sequence TTGACGATAAATAAAACTTCAAAGAAATTTTCTGCAATTGTGATTATTTTAATAATCGCTTTGATGTTTCCTTCGTTGGTAAAATTATCCCATGCAATTCAGCATCATAAGCATTTAACCTGTAAAAGTGAGGCCTCACTTCATTTTCATAAGAAAAATCTAGACTGCGATTTTCAAAAATTTAAAGTTGCGAATGAGTTTAACATTGTAAAGCAAACCTTCAAACCCAGGATTTTTCAACCTCAGAGTATTAAGAATACTGTTTTTACAGAATCTCAGTCCCTACTACATTTTCAATATTATTCGCTTAGAGCTCCCCCGCAAGAAAATTTGATTTAG
- a CDS encoding iron complex outermembrane recepter protein — protein sequence MKQLSLLMLLAATFSYSQNTVNGSIFDQKTNPVSFASIYFPQLEKGGATDENGNFSVENIPNGEFKTIVSIIGYESKSMIVKVPQDFPLEIILKASAIEMEEVIISTPFHKLQSENIMKVERLNAQDLKSQGSVTLSDGITNISGVESISTGISVGKPVIRGLSANRVLVYTQGIRLENQQFGDEHGLGVNSYGIESVEVIKGPSTLLYGSDALGGVVYLNPEGFANKHETHGALESTYFSNTNGLGSSISIKTSGDHLKWLVRGSLVNHSDYETKNYSVTNSRFNEKDLKGGVGYQRNQFKTEVRYNYYATEIGLTEGVGVQTNDKKPEFPYQDIVNHILSSKSNVFFDNSSIDLNLGYTFNNRKEFEETESPALHMKLKTFNYDLKYNFPRLGKFETIFGVQGMYQTNSNFGEEQLIPDATTVDIGFLGTSHIHFEKMDFQLGARYDRRNIDVSESINKTYNSFNGAAGVKTNILEDFSLRFNVASGFRAPNLAELTSDGVHEGTNRYEIGNPDLENEQNIQLDLALEYKGEHFEFFANGFYNFINNYIYLNPLGNLIEENPVFEYQQTNANLYGGEFGLHIHPHPLDWLHIESGFETVTAKRADGDYLPLTPANSINNTVRVEFETDTFKKGYGFVKLQNVFEQNNVSAFETASNGYSLLNAGLGANFNFLKGELSGNITATNILNKEYISHLSRLKNDGIYNIGRNISVGLSYLF from the coding sequence ATGAAGCAACTATCATTATTAATGCTGCTTGCAGCAACATTTTCGTATTCACAAAACACAGTAAACGGCTCTATCTTCGACCAAAAAACTAATCCAGTAAGTTTTGCATCCATCTATTTTCCACAGTTAGAAAAAGGCGGAGCAACTGACGAAAACGGTAACTTTTCTGTGGAAAATATTCCAAATGGCGAATTTAAAACCATTGTATCAATCATTGGTTATGAAAGTAAGTCGATGATCGTTAAAGTGCCACAAGATTTTCCGCTAGAAATAATTTTGAAGGCTTCCGCCATAGAGATGGAAGAAGTTATTATTTCAACCCCTTTTCACAAACTTCAAAGTGAAAACATCATGAAAGTTGAACGATTAAATGCGCAGGATTTAAAATCACAAGGCTCGGTAACACTTTCTGACGGGATCACAAATATTTCTGGTGTAGAATCTATTTCAACCGGAATTAGTGTAGGCAAGCCGGTTATTAGAGGTCTTAGCGCCAATCGCGTTTTAGTTTACACCCAAGGAATCAGATTAGAAAATCAGCAATTTGGTGACGAGCATGGCCTTGGGGTTAATTCTTATGGTATTGAAAGTGTCGAAGTTATAAAAGGTCCTTCTACCCTACTTTATGGTAGCGATGCTTTGGGTGGAGTTGTTTATCTAAATCCGGAAGGTTTCGCAAATAAGCATGAAACTCACGGCGCCTTAGAGAGTACTTATTTTAGCAATACCAACGGTTTGGGAAGTAGCATTTCCATAAAAACTTCGGGAGATCATCTTAAATGGTTGGTTCGTGGAAGTTTAGTAAACCATTCTGATTACGAAACAAAAAATTATAGCGTAACAAATTCTAGATTTAATGAAAAGGATTTAAAGGGCGGTGTTGGTTATCAAAGAAATCAATTTAAGACGGAAGTTAGATATAATTACTATGCCACAGAGATTGGTCTTACCGAAGGTGTTGGGGTACAGACCAACGACAAGAAACCTGAATTTCCGTATCAGGATATCGTCAATCATATCTTAAGTTCTAAATCCAATGTATTTTTTGATAACTCTTCGATAGACTTAAATTTAGGATACACTTTCAACAACAGAAAAGAATTTGAAGAAACTGAAAGCCCAGCGCTTCATATGAAGTTAAAAACCTTCAATTATGACCTAAAATATAATTTCCCGCGTTTGGGCAAATTTGAAACAATTTTTGGGGTACAAGGTATGTATCAGACCAATTCAAATTTTGGAGAAGAACAACTGATTCCTGATGCAACCACCGTGGATATTGGTTTTCTCGGAACATCACATATACATTTTGAAAAAATGGATTTTCAACTTGGTGCTCGCTACGACCGGAGGAATATTGATGTTTCAGAATCCATCAATAAAACCTATAATAGCTTTAACGGCGCCGCAGGAGTTAAGACAAATATTTTAGAAGATTTCAGTTTAAGGTTTAATGTTGCATCGGGATTTAGAGCTCCCAATTTAGCTGAATTAACCTCCGACGGTGTTCACGAGGGAACTAATCGCTATGAAATTGGAAATCCTGATTTAGAAAATGAGCAGAATATTCAGTTGGATCTCGCTCTAGAATATAAAGGCGAGCATTTTGAATTCTTCGCCAATGGATTTTATAATTTCATCAACAATTATATCTATTTAAACCCATTGGGAAATCTTATCGAAGAAAATCCAGTTTTTGAATATCAACAGACTAATGCAAATCTATATGGTGGCGAATTCGGTCTTCACATTCATCCACATCCATTAGATTGGTTGCATATAGAAAGTGGATTCGAAACTGTGACCGCAAAACGTGCCGATGGTGATTATTTGCCTCTTACTCCCGCAAATTCTATAAACAATACTGTAAGAGTAGAATTTGAAACAGATACTTTTAAAAAAGGATATGGTTTTGTAAAACTCCAAAATGTCTTTGAGCAAAACAATGTAAGCGCTTTTGAAACAGCCTCGAACGGATATAGTTTATTAAACGCGGGACTTGGAGCTAATTTCAACTTTTTAAAGGGCGAACTCAGCGGGAACATTACTGCCACAAATATTTTGAATAAGGAATACATAAGTCACTTATCACGCTTAAAAAATGACGGAATTTATAATATCGGTAGAAATATAAGTGTAGGGCTTTCCTATTTATTTTAA
- a CDS encoding GTP cyclohydrolase I: protein MPYNYFEEYNEEVTDEVTSHFKSIIENLGEDAQREGLLKTPERASKAMQFLTQGYHQDAEAILRSAMFAESYNEMVIVKDIEVYSLCEHHILPFFGKAHIAYIPNGHIVGISKLPRIVDVFARRLQVQERLTKQILDCINDTLKPQGVAVVIEASHMCMMMRGVQKQNSVTTTSGFRGQFEKIETRNEFLKLISERLS, encoded by the coding sequence ATGCCATATAATTATTTTGAAGAATACAATGAGGAAGTAACCGATGAGGTCACTTCTCATTTTAAAAGTATCATTGAAAATCTTGGCGAAGATGCACAAAGAGAAGGCTTGTTGAAGACTCCGGAGCGCGCCTCTAAAGCCATGCAATTCTTAACCCAAGGTTATCATCAAGATGCAGAAGCCATATTAAGGAGCGCAATGTTCGCAGAAAGTTACAATGAGATGGTAATTGTTAAGGATATAGAAGTTTACTCACTTTGCGAACACCACATACTGCCATTTTTTGGTAAGGCACATATCGCCTACATCCCGAATGGCCACATTGTGGGTATTAGTAAATTACCACGAATTGTTGATGTTTTTGCACGAAGACTTCAAGTGCAGGAACGCTTAACCAAACAAATACTCGACTGCATAAATGATACCTTAAAACCTCAAGGCGTGGCAGTAGTAATTGAAGCATCTCATATGTGTATGATGATGCGCGGGGTTCAGAAGCAAAATTCCGTTACTACAACTTCAGGATTCAGAGGCCAATTTGAAAAAATAGAGACCAGAAATGAATTCCTTAAGCTTATAAGTGAGCGCTTGTCCTAA
- a CDS encoding Carbohydrate family 9 binding domain-like, which translates to MTFRLILTISLCINYLSFAQQKKILNINRTEFAPVIDGVLDDKVWADAEIATDFIQFRPDVGNVLAEEQKTIVMTAYDDKAVYFAAYLHDDPSKIVKNYSLRDNFGQTDFFSVIINPNNDAQNDTEFFIFPSGTQADAIASPSNGEDFGWDAVWDSSVKIVEDGWIVELKIPYSALRFSNQEVQTWGLQFHRHFRRDRSQYTWNPIDITKGNIGLYHGELRGLENIEPPVRLSLYPYTSGIANSYENNTKTDVNLGLDVKYGITENFTLDATLIPDFSQAGFDDLELNLGPFEQVFSEQRQFFKEGVDLFNKGGLFFSRRIGSAPIGNVDLVENEEIIEYPNQVKTLNAIKVSGRTKNGLGVGIFNAITEKTDAIIRDSLTSETRRQVVEPLANYNIIVFDQQFNKNSSVSLINTNVTRDGGFRDANVTGLLADITNANNTYNVQAEVKMSSLNLTEGTRNGFNTEVEFGKVSGKYRWSIEHQLADKKYDINDFGVLFRNNYNNFDLNGSYRIFEPTETLNQFSVYTWVSVNSLFKPSTYTGNSLGVSVNMQNKKLWNFGGNINGSLGKQYDYFEPRTEGRYFVYENSYNLNTYFSSDYNKTLAFDAEIGIGGLFEKGRDRFTYRFEIGPRVRFNDRFTMAYRYGYRNSKGSRGFVTNYEDDIVFGERDQLTIENSLSGNFAFNSFHALSLTFRNYWATVDYDYNLFNLQQNGMLTTDGGISVDDINDPNVNFNTWNLDFSYSWQFAPGSFLTALYRNQLFRQTSQIGNDYFNNLSSLFDQSIQHTFSIRMVYYIDYNNVRDLLSKNHS; encoded by the coding sequence ATGACATTCCGCTTAATTCTCACCATTTCTCTGTGCATTAATTATTTGTCGTTCGCCCAACAAAAGAAAATCCTTAATATAAATCGTACTGAGTTTGCACCTGTCATAGACGGTGTTTTGGATGACAAAGTTTGGGCAGATGCAGAAATTGCCACTGACTTTATCCAATTTCGCCCAGATGTCGGAAATGTTTTAGCCGAAGAACAAAAGACGATTGTTATGACTGCATATGATGATAAAGCAGTTTATTTTGCTGCTTATCTTCATGATGATCCTTCAAAAATCGTGAAAAATTATTCTCTGCGCGATAATTTTGGACAGACTGATTTTTTTAGTGTTATCATCAATCCAAATAACGATGCTCAAAATGATACCGAGTTTTTTATTTTTCCTTCTGGCACCCAAGCAGATGCAATAGCTTCTCCTAGTAACGGGGAGGATTTTGGGTGGGACGCCGTGTGGGACAGCAGTGTGAAAATTGTAGAAGACGGATGGATTGTTGAGTTAAAGATTCCCTACTCCGCTTTAAGATTTTCTAATCAAGAAGTACAAACGTGGGGATTACAGTTTCATCGACACTTTAGAAGAGATAGGTCCCAATACACCTGGAATCCTATTGACATAACCAAAGGAAATATTGGTCTTTATCATGGTGAACTCAGAGGTCTAGAAAATATTGAACCTCCGGTTAGATTAAGTCTGTACCCTTATACTTCAGGAATTGCGAATTCCTATGAAAATAACACCAAGACTGATGTAAATCTTGGACTAGATGTAAAATATGGAATTACGGAAAATTTCACCTTAGACGCCACCTTGATTCCAGATTTTAGTCAAGCCGGATTTGATGACCTAGAACTTAATCTTGGACCTTTTGAACAAGTCTTTTCAGAACAAAGGCAATTTTTTAAGGAAGGCGTTGACTTATTTAATAAAGGCGGACTATTCTTCTCTAGAAGGATTGGGAGCGCACCAATCGGGAATGTAGATTTAGTAGAAAATGAAGAAATAATCGAATACCCAAACCAAGTAAAGACTTTAAACGCTATAAAGGTTTCGGGAAGGACCAAAAACGGCTTAGGTGTGGGAATATTTAATGCAATAACCGAGAAAACAGATGCAATTATCAGGGATAGTTTAACATCCGAAACGAGAAGACAAGTGGTAGAACCTTTGGCCAATTATAACATCATTGTGTTTGATCAACAATTCAACAAAAACTCATCGGTTAGTTTAATCAACACTAATGTAACAAGAGACGGCGGTTTCCGAGATGCTAATGTCACTGGTCTGCTAGCAGATATTACCAATGCAAATAACACCTATAACGTGCAAGCTGAAGTAAAGATGAGTTCACTCAATTTAACCGAAGGAACTCGAAATGGTTTTAATACTGAAGTCGAATTTGGTAAAGTGAGTGGAAAGTATCGTTGGAGTATCGAACACCAACTTGCCGATAAAAAATATGATATAAATGATTTTGGAGTTCTTTTTAGAAATAACTATAACAACTTCGATTTAAATGGATCATATAGGATTTTTGAGCCTACAGAAACACTTAATCAATTTAGCGTGTATACTTGGGTTTCCGTGAATAGTTTATTCAAACCATCTACCTATACCGGGAATAGCTTGGGAGTTTCGGTGAACATGCAAAACAAAAAACTTTGGAATTTCGGAGGCAATATAAATGGTAGCCTTGGTAAACAATATGATTATTTTGAACCAAGAACAGAAGGCAGATATTTTGTTTATGAAAATAGTTATAATCTTAATACCTATTTCTCCAGCGATTATAATAAAACCTTGGCTTTTGATGCAGAAATTGGGATAGGAGGTTTATTTGAAAAAGGCAGGGACCGATTTACGTATCGTTTTGAGATAGGTCCAAGAGTACGGTTTAATGACCGTTTTACAATGGCTTATCGGTATGGTTATAGAAACAGCAAAGGAAGTCGAGGTTTCGTGACTAATTATGAAGATGATATCGTTTTTGGTGAAAGGGACCAATTGACAATAGAAAATAGTCTTTCCGGAAATTTTGCCTTTAATAGTTTTCATGCGCTGAGTCTTACATTTAGAAATTATTGGGCTACCGTAGATTATGACTATAATCTTTTTAATCTTCAGCAAAACGGAATGCTTACCACCGACGGCGGGATTTCGGTAGACGATATTAATGACCCCAACGTGAACTTTAACACCTGGAATCTTGATTTTAGTTATTCGTGGCAATTTGCCCCTGGTAGTTTTTTAACTGCTTTATATAGAAATCAATTATTCAGACAAACATCTCAAATCGGTAATGACTACTTTAACAATCTTTCGTCCTTATTTGATCAATCCATTCAACATACTTTTTCAATAAGAATGGTCTACTATATCGATTATAATAATGTGCGTGATTTACTTTCAAAGAATCATAGCTGA
- a CDS encoding lipoprotein-releasing system ATP-binding protein: MIKAENIEKFYGNLQVLKGVNLHITKGEVVSIVGASGAGKTTLLQILGTLDIVSNPKASTLVINDKEISSLNEKGLANFRNEHIGFIFQFHQLLPEFSALENVCIPAFIKNIPKPEAEKKAMELLDFLGLKDRYHHKPNELSGGEQQRVAVARALVNNPDLIFADEPSGNLDSESAENLHQLFFKLRDQFGQTFVIVTHNEELADMADRKLTMVDGRIVA, from the coding sequence ATGATTAAAGCTGAAAATATCGAAAAATTTTACGGAAATCTTCAAGTTTTGAAAGGTGTAAACCTACATATTACTAAAGGTGAAGTAGTTTCGATTGTAGGTGCTTCTGGCGCGGGTAAAACGACCTTGCTTCAAATTCTTGGAACCTTAGATATAGTTTCCAATCCTAAAGCTTCAACATTAGTTATTAACGATAAGGAGATTAGCAGTCTAAATGAAAAGGGATTGGCTAATTTTAGAAATGAACATATCGGTTTTATTTTTCAATTTCATCAACTGCTGCCAGAGTTTAGTGCTTTAGAAAATGTTTGTATTCCGGCGTTTATAAAAAACATTCCTAAACCTGAAGCCGAAAAGAAGGCAATGGAACTTTTGGATTTTTTAGGTCTAAAGGACCGATATCATCATAAACCTAACGAACTTTCTGGAGGAGAACAGCAACGTGTTGCAGTTGCTCGCGCGTTGGTAAACAATCCAGATCTAATTTTTGCGGATGAACCTTCCGGGAATTTAGATAGTGAATCCGCAGAAAATCTTCATCAACTTTTCTTCAAGCTTAGGGACCAATTCGGACAGACCTTTGTAATCGTCACCCATAATGAAGAACTGGCAGATATGGCGGATAGAAAACTTACGATGGTCGATGGTAGAATCGTAGCGTAA